The DNA window TTAATAGTGACGCACTATATTCGGTAGCTGACTCGGACTGTTGCCTAGAAAGTAACCCCGTACCAATGCCACCAACTGTTTTACGGGTCGCAGCAAGTTGGCTAGCTCGTTAGCCCTCCAGGATCGCTACGAAACCTTCGTGGCATCCCCGTAGTAGGTGACGGAACAAGTTAGGGGATCTTCCGAAGATCCAGGGGTGTTGCAATTAGTAAATTGGATAAGAAGCGTCACTCGAGCCTTATCCGCTCCAGCGTCAAGAAATCCAACCGTGGACAATGTAGAAGCGCACGAATACGGCGCGATAGATCCGTAGCTTCCAAACGTCGGCGCTGAGGCGATAAAGCTGATTACCTCTCCTGATCCCTGTCCTCCAATAGCGGTACTTCCATCGACCGCAACAACGGTAAACACATCGTTCACGTCCGTACTAACCGTCATTGGGAACAGTGGGTTGATATCGGATCTAACAGAGAAGGGGCAGTTGTTTTGATTCGAGGTATAGGAACCTTCCCATACCCCATCAAATGACACGGTGTCCTGGCTGCCACAACCGAATAATGAGCAAACAAGAGTTATGAAGATTAGTTTTTGTTTCATGATATAGCCAAGCACTTTATAGCCCATAGATCGATAAAGGCAACACAACTTTATCAGCTGTTAGTATATAATTGGTATGTATGATGGTACCAGTGATCGTATTTAATTAGATTTATACAAAAAGTTAAGTTTATCAATTATTGTCGCTTTATACATTGCCCTCTCGGCTCATTTCCCTCAAAAAGAACGATCTCAGAATGAAGAAATTTAGCCGCCTCATTTGACCCCCTCACTTTAGCAGCTGAGCGCTCCAACATCTCTAGCTCAAAATCTGATAAAACGCTTCTTCGTATTCCAATCTCTCTCCAAGCGGAGCCTGGCTTACAACCATTTGAAATGCCACGAGCAAGAACTAATGCATCCAATAGGGCTTGATTAGCTCCCTGACCCTTAAACGGGCTCATAGGGTGCGCGGCATCACCGAGTAGTGTAATGGAACCCCCATTTTCGAAATTTGATATATTAACTAGCTCTCGGTCGTATATAGGATAACTAGAAATTTGGGCCTCAGAGGTGTTTGCTATAATTTCAGGAATAGGGGAGTGCCAAGCAGCTCTCAGCATCGCTTCTTTTTTCAGCTTTTGTGAGCCGCTAGAGCCTAAAATTCTCGCTTGGTCTTCCGCGAGGGGAAAACTCAATTGCCACATCACTGAATCCGATGTGAAAGGCATAACGTATATGCGCTCAGTGCCATTAGCAGTTTGAAATACTGTGGCTGAATCAAGCAGCTCACTTTTAAGCCCCTCCAGCTTCTGTAGGGGGCAAATTCCTAGGATTACTATGCAACCTAAATAACGTAACGGGTTAGCCTCTTCGCCAATCATTTGCTTACGTACCGAACTACGAATTCCATCGGCACCAACGACCAGATCTGCTTTTATTTTTTTTAAGGAACCTGCTACCAGAAAGTTTAGCTCAACACCCTCCCCGGCATGCTCGTTATAATCTACAAACTGATGTCCCCATTCTACCTTCGTCGGCCCACCGAGTTGCTTTAGTAGCGCTGATCGCAACAGTTGTCGTGCGATGTGTACATTAGTACGCCGTGCATTTTTTGAAGCCCCCGACTGTAGCCATTTTCTTACCCCCCATTCTCCAACTATTTTTCCCTCTGTGGTATAAACGACGTGTCTAGTAGAAAATACCCCATCTTCTAATCGGTTTATACCAAAACCCTTCATTGCAACACTAGCTTGCTGCAAGGTGAGACCATAACCCTGTGAGCGTGTTTCAAAATCCTGATCTCGTTCAAAAAGAGTAAAAGGAATCGCGCGATGTAAGCAAGCTACTGCCAACGCTACCCCACCAATTCCAGCGCCGATGATCGCCACGTGTGGGTAGTTTATTGTATCAGCTAACGGAGGACTAGATGTAGGCTGTAAGCCAGAGCCCAAACAAGCGCTACAACTCAAAGGATGTGCTTTTGGAAGAGTAGGGGGAGTTCCAAGGCCCTCTGATTGCTGAAAAGCCACGAGCTCTCGCTGGTAAAGTAAGCGCACTTTTCTCCCTCGGCGCTGGTTTTTTCTTCCGCAGCCGTAACATTCAGTACAGGTGGTGTAATAGGTAGATGTAGATGAGGGAATATTTTTCAAAGCGTTACTGCTAAAAATACTTTTTTAAAGGATATAGAGATCAACTCACTTTTGGCAAGTATTTGCTTTGAGCTACAGAGTGGCTCCCCGGAGGGTTTTATAGGCCTTGGTCGCAGCCGAAGCACTCCTAGACTAGTTCTCGAGCATTTAGGATGAGAGAAAGAGGGTGTAAGCCGCCAAACTAAATCAATCCCTGTTCAAGTCCTTTTAATACTTCTTTTGCCCTCTTTTTTAGTTGCACTAAATCAGAGAGCCTTTTTAAGCCAAAAACTTGCTGGCTCATTCGATGATTTTTAGCAAAAGTTTCTTCGTGTCGATCAAGAAAATCCCAGTATAGAGTGGTAAACGGGCACGCTTTTTCACCGGTGCGAAGTTTTGGGTTATACGCGCAGCCCTTGCAGTAATTACTCATACGAGAAATATAGGCACCTCCTGCTGCATATGGTTTTGTCATCATTTGGCCCCCGTCCGCGTGTACTCCCATGCCAATTACATTCGGAACCATTACCCACTGTGTTGCATCGATAAATACTTCTCTCATCCAATTAAGAAATTGTTGTGGATCAGTGCCCGTAACTAATGCAAGGTTACTAAGAAGCATGAGGCGCGGAATGTGGTGAACCCAGGCGCGAGATTTAATATCAGTGATAGTCTGCTTCATGCAGTTCATAGATGTTTTATTTGGGTCGTTGAATAGTGGCAGTAGCTGGCGTGTAGCCTTCAGCTTGTTGTTATTTTTGTAATTAGGCCCCAAATACCAATACATGCCATTAACATATTCACGCCATCCAATGATTTGCCTGACGAATCCTTCACAAGACGCAATAGGAATCGTTCCAGTATCAAAAGCTTTAAGAGCCTCTGATATTACTTCGCTTGGATGCAGCAGTCCGTTGTTTAGGTACGGCGATAGTAGTGAGTGGTGTAGAGCCCAATTCTCTGTAGTCATTGCATCTTCTAGCGGCCCAAATTGAGAAAAGTGATTGTCGATAAAGTTTTTTAATTGGGCTAGCGCCCCTTTTCGAGTAGTAGCCCAGGTAGTAGAAGGAGTGTAGTTAAGCTCTTTAGCAACAATCTTATCTATCTCATCGCGCTTATGCTCTAAATATGGCGGACCCTCATATTTCTTAGGTGGCGGTAGGCGATTTTCTTTGTCGAAGTTCCACGACCCTCCTATCGGTTTGTTATTTTCTACCAAGATGTTGAGGTTTATGCGCTGAGCCCGGTAGAAGGTTTCCATCAGGTAACTCTTCTGTGAATCGGCCCATTTTTTAAAAAATAAGCGGGGCGTAAGAAAAAAATCGTTCTTACTAAAGATTAGTCCGTGTTCTTTGAGCGCTTCGTACTGACCAAAAGATGACGGTTCTGCGCAGGTAACAGGCAGCCCTGTATGCTTACTTTGGATAATTTTAAGACCATCAATAGTTGTTGGAGCTTTAAGATATTCAACAGTGAAACCTTCTTTTTCAAGGCTCTTGGCAAAGTGACGCGCAGCTGAGATTAAAAAGAAAAGACGTTCAGGGTGCCAATTTCGAACTGTTGTCATTCGAGCACTTTCCACCATAGCAATTAAGTTTTGCTTAGGGTCGGCATCTTTAAGTGCACCAAAATCACGGTGCAAATGATCAAATGGGATGTAAATAATGCTTTTCACTTGTGGCCCAGAGTAGGTGTTGGCTTCAAAATAATTTAATTTATGATTTTCCTCACTAAGAAGGTAGTCAACCCCTAGTAAAGCCACCTTAGACGCAGCTATCTAAAGAACTATTCAATTATAGGTTGCTCCCTGCCTTTTCGCTATGGAAGGATATGAAAATTGACTCACTTTTAGTAAGTACTTGCTTCGAGGTACAGGGGGGCCTCCCTGCAGAATTTTGTAGGGCCCGGTTGCGACCGCAGCACTTCTAGCCTGGTTCTAGCGTATGTTGGAGCAGCAAAAGAGATTGCAAGTCGCCCAAAAAAGAGCAATATATAAATCACGCTCGCACGTCCGAAGAGAGTGACGATTTTAGAACTCATCTACCTACGGGTCGAGCGAGTTGTAAGCAGGAATTTCATCGATACCATGTGAGGTATCAATAAACTTCGGGATTGTAGCAGGAGCTAGAAAGTCTGGGAGGCCGTGAAGCTTCATGATATCTGGGGTTGTGAGACCGTCTCGGATAAACGCCGCGATTAGCATCTGTACTTTGCACCTGCCAATTTTTAATAAAAACAGCAGAAAATAAAATTTATGGCAAACTACTTAATAATCGGCGCTTCATCCGGAATAGGGAAAAAACTTGCTGAGCAATTATCTGAATCAGGCCACCATATATTTGGAACTTATTGTAAAAATGAAATACATTCTAACAACCCGTTAATTCAATTTCACCCAT is part of the Pseudomonadota bacterium genome and encodes:
- a CDS encoding NAD(P)/FAD-dependent oxidoreductase, which gives rise to MKNIPSSTSTYYTTCTECYGCGRKNQRRGRKVRLLYQRELVAFQQSEGLGTPPTLPKAHPLSCSACLGSGLQPTSSPPLADTINYPHVAIIGAGIGGVALAVACLHRAIPFTLFERDQDFETRSQGYGLTLQQASVAMKGFGINRLEDGVFSTRHVVYTTEGKIVGEWGVRKWLQSGASKNARRTNVHIARQLLRSALLKQLGGPTKVEWGHQFVDYNEHAGEGVELNFLVAGSLKKIKADLVVGADGIRSSVRKQMIGEEANPLRYLGCIVILGICPLQKLEGLKSELLDSATVFQTANGTERIYVMPFTSDSVMWQLSFPLAEDQARILGSSGSQKLKKEAMLRAAWHSPIPEIIANTSEAQISSYPIYDRELVNISNFENGGSITLLGDAAHPMSPFKGQGANQALLDALVLARGISNGCKPGSAWREIGIRRSVLSDFELEMLERSAAKVRGSNEAAKFLHSEIVLFEGNEPRGQCIKRQ
- a CDS encoding cryptochrome/photolyase family protein, with the translated sequence MALLGVDYLLSEENHKLNYFEANTYSGPQVKSIIYIPFDHLHRDFGALKDADPKQNLIAMVESARMTTVRNWHPERLFFLISAARHFAKSLEKEGFTVEYLKAPTTIDGLKIIQSKHTGLPVTCAEPSSFGQYEALKEHGLIFSKNDFFLTPRLFFKKWADSQKSYLMETFYRAQRINLNILVENNKPIGGSWNFDKENRLPPPKKYEGPPYLEHKRDEIDKIVAKELNYTPSTTWATTRKGALAQLKNFIDNHFSQFGPLEDAMTTENWALHHSLLSPYLNNGLLHPSEVISEALKAFDTGTIPIASCEGFVRQIIGWREYVNGMYWYLGPNYKNNNKLKATRQLLPLFNDPNKTSMNCMKQTITDIKSRAWVHHIPRLMLLSNLALVTGTDPQQFLNWMREVFIDATQWVMVPNVIGMGVHADGGQMMTKPYAAGGAYISRMSNYCKGCAYNPKLRTGEKACPFTTLYWDFLDRHEETFAKNHRMSQQVFGLKRLSDLVQLKKRAKEVLKGLEQGLI